One window from the genome of Bufo bufo chromosome 4, aBufBuf1.1, whole genome shotgun sequence encodes:
- the LOC120997351 gene encoding barrier-to-autointegration factor-like protein → MSHTSQKHRDFVSEPMGDKPITALAGIGEVLGGKLEEQGFDKAYLLLGQFLILKKDSDDLFKEWLKDFCGANSRQAELCSSCLKEWCSSFL, encoded by the exons aTGTCTCACACATCACAGAAGCATCGGGACTTTGTCTCTGAGCCTATGGGCGATAAGCCAATTACAGCTTTGGCTGGTATTGGAGAAGTTCTTGGTGGCAAATTGGAAGAGCAAGGCTTTGATAAG gcttATTTGCTTCTGGGGCAGTTTCTTATCCTAAAGAAAGATTCAGACGACCTCTTTAAAGAATGGCTAAAGGATTTCTGTGGAGCCAATTCCCGACAAGCAGAGCTGTGTTCTTCCTGTCTGAAGGAATGGTGTTCATCTTTCCTGTGA